The following coding sequences are from one Gigantopelta aegis isolate Gae_Host chromosome 15, Gae_host_genome, whole genome shotgun sequence window:
- the LOC121389647 gene encoding uncharacterized protein LOC121389647 yields the protein MELYRAMSVELLLTVLLTLVSLSSGQFSKKFEGDLEETIDKYRFQYHDATNVLLTIEGDKCYVTNVESGSSLQETLNEVTRRKEYYEHLIPIIKSGVDLTKASLTDIHKQFQDHLLRAMCFRSKIFKLNLDNHV from the exons TCCTCCTGACACTT GTGTCGTTGTCCAGTGGTCAGTTCTCCAAGAAGTTCGAAGGTGATTTAGAGGAGACTATCGACAAATACAGATTCCAGTACCACGACGCCACG AATGTTTTGCTGACTATAGAGGGAGACAAGTGTTACGTAACTAACGTGGAATCCGGGTCCTCGCTCCAAGAAACGCTAAATGAAGTCACTCGCCGAAAAGAGTACTAT GAACATCTAATCCCGATCATAAAGAGCGGGGTCGACCTGACCAAGGCAAGTCTCACAGACATCCACAAACAGTTCCAGGATCATTTACTGCGGGCCATGTGCTTCCGGTCCAAAATTTTCAAGCTAAACCTCGACAACCACGTCTGA